The following DNA comes from Sorex araneus isolate mSorAra2 chromosome 5, mSorAra2.pri, whole genome shotgun sequence.
caaacaaaaaattgtgaaATCATATTATTTGCCACTATTGGATGGAACCAAAAGGAAGGTATCATGgttgagtgaaatcagccagaaGGAGAGTGGTAGGTACAGAATGACTTGGGGTAACAAGAaagcatagtaaggaaataatgaaTAGCCCAAAGCAGCAGAATCTGAAATGGTATATGGAACTGAACTTGccatggggggagatggggaagACGGGGGAGGGGGCCTGAGAGGGGACCCTGAGACTCTGGGGGAGGGAAATGGGCActctggtggggggtggtggtgttggaacattgcacacACTAAATCGGATCATGGAAGTACTGTAAGCCGCAGTgactaaaattaaagaataataaaaaagaaaaggcggAAAGCACTAAAGACAGACCTCAGGAATGACAGGGGTTATctattgcccccccccccccccccccgaaggcTTCCTGGGGAAAAGGCTGAGGTCGGACTGCCCTCTAGTGGGCAAAGAAAGCCATGCAGTTATGTGCACAGCCAGAGGGAGAGCTGGGAGACCCCAGAAGCACCCGGAGACCTCAACTGCTCCCCTTTCCCAGGGGAAGGTTAGCCCTGAACTCAATAGTCTGGCCCTTGGTGGGCATACAGAAACACTCATAAATATCAGAGAGTTTGAATGGGGGTGCAGAGGCCCTTCCTCTCTGAGAATCTCCCTCTTTTCCCACCATGAACTGCTGctggaccccaccccaccccccactcacctGCAAACACCGCGCCCACAGAGGCAAACATCAGGGTAACAAACAGTCCGAAGAGCTGGTACACGGCCTGCGAGGTGGCACTGCGCTGGCCCTCGGCGATAAGAGGGAACACAGTCTCCAAGCTGCAGAAGTGGGGGCCACAGGGCCAAACTGAATGGGACAGGGGAGCAATGCAGGCAGCCCACCACAGAGAATCCAGGAAGGCCCATCATTCAGCCCCTCTCCTACCCCAGCCTGCACAGCAAACCCACTTCAAGGCACAGTTTCCAGGTTACTCTTGCCTACCTTCTCTTCTGAGCCCTGGTGTGCAAAACACTGACCcttgagtccttttttttttatttttgtttttggggccatataTGTCACTTCTGGTGATATTCATGGATTTCTCCTAGCTCCacgctgagggatcactcctggcggggggctcaagggaccctgtgcagagcagccatgtggaaggcaagcaccctacacactactatatttctggcccctgaATCCTTATTTCTCAGGGACCCTTTAGCAACCACACAATTAAAACCATCTGCCCAAAGATCTTTGGTTATAAGTGATGCAAGGTCCATTCCCTCAGCAAGCAAAAGTTCATGGGAGAATGAATGAGTGAAGGGATGAAAATATTCTCTTCTGCGGGGACCACACCTagagtgctcagggcccattcctaccacaatgctcaggggaccatgcggtccTGGGGGTGAAactcctgcactctctccagcaccatttgtACTGCTCcacagagaagagaggagagagcatgAGAGGTGATTCCCAGAGGATAACGCTTGGACACTCACCCATCTCCATAAGTTTCGTGGGTGGCCAGCCAAGTtacaagcacccccaggagggctCCCAGgactcccggcatcccatggagGTTGTGAACACCACATGTGTCCTGCACTTTGAACTTTGACTCCAGGATGGGCTGGAAAAGGAGATAATCGTCATGAGTCTCTTGTGCCTCCCTTTCCCCAAGAACCCCTTTCCTGAGCCTGCAGGAGAAGTGAGAGGTGGGGACAAAGAGTCCTGTTCTTCCCAGACCCAAGAGAGGCCTCTGCACCGTGAGGAACTTGTAGCCCAGCGTGGACACAGCTCCTGCCAGGAAGCCAGCAGCCAGTGCCCCAAAGGGTGTGAGCATCATTTCACTGGAGGTCCCCACTATGACCCCTCCAGCCAGCACTGCATTCTGGACATGCAcctggagagagaagggacaaaCAAGACACTAGACAGTGACCCTCATCCCAGTTCAAGCTGGCTTACCATTGGGTCATCCACCCACTGCCCTGAACTCTAACCTCTCACTGGAGCCAGTGCCCTGCCATGTGCTTGGTGGATGGACCTGCAGGGCCCCAGATCTcggtcccctcccctccagccctcagCCTCACCACATTCTCTGCCCAGTACCATGTCCAACCGCCCATCACCCCCGACAAGGGCAGACAGGGCGAAAGTGCTGAGGGTGCTTGCAGTCAGCGAGTAGTACGTGTTGAGGGCTGTCCGATGCTGGCCATCCCCCAGCGCAGTGGGGGCAGAGTTGAAGCTGGGCCAGAAGATCCATAGGAAGATGGTTCCTAAATGGGGGCAGGCAGGTGGAGTGAGAAGAAGGAAGTGACCGGCCACTGGCCAgtgaaggccagagagagggtTGAGCTGGgttttgaaatataataaaagcTGACTGTGttttatcccatatggtccctcaaaccaccaggagtgattcctgagtgcagagccaggagtaactgctgagcattgccaggtgtggtctcctccccactccccccacaagaaaagagaaaagagggaggcAAAAGGTCACGTGTGTAAGCCCTCAGCTAGCTGCTTGATCTAATATCagcaaataatttgttttatgatGCCGATGGCTGTCCAGAAGCTTGACTCAACAATGGGCAGGAGACGCCTTGTCCACCAGGTGGGGGGCTGGCTGGACCTAGATGTTTACTAAGATCTGGGGGGGCTTTGTGTCCCTGCCTGCCCCTCTGGGCTTCCCAGGTTAGTCCtgaagagagagggcagaggagctGAGAAAAAGATGGCAGCAGGGCCCTCAGTGGTGGGTATTCATGCCACACCTCCCAAGTGTCTGCGGGAAGGTGACCTACAAACACAGGCCACAAACTGAGCTGGCAGCCAGAGAGACCAGGAGCCTCTCGGGAAGCACAGAGATCTCAGAGAAGCCTTTGGACTGCAAGCCAAAGGGGTTGGGTCTCAAAGGGCAGAGAGGcctcagctgacccagggttgCGATCCTGTGTTTCATAACAGAGTGAGGAGGCAGCCCTTGTTCTGATGGGAGAAGAGGCAGTTGGGCCACCACTCTGAGCCACCCAGGAAGCAGGGAAGGCTTGATGGCCTCCCCAAACCCGATGTGGGGAGAAGAGGCGCAGAGCCAAGGCAGAGGGTGTGCTTCAAAGAGCAGAGGTGGCCACAGTCGCCCCAGGAGCCGCCCCCTCCGGGGTTGCTCCTTCCTGCCTGAGGGTGTGGCCAGGGCAGAGGCGAAGGGGCGCTGTTGCATCCCAGTTTAGAAGACCAGAGGCAAAACAGATTGAGGAATCTGGTTCTaaccggtgtgtgtgtgtgtgtgtgtgtgtgtgtttgtgtgtgtgcaataAGGGGTCTTAGGCAGAGATTTGTGCAGCCACATCAAAAAAATTAAGGGGCATAGACAGACCTCACAGCTATCTTTGACGCCTGTATAGACCCTTAAGTATGAGGACATATCCTGGGCTCTCATGGCAGACTCCAAACTGTTTGCTTGGTTGGTTATTTTTGGTCTGGGGCCacccacacccagcaacactcagagttcagctctgtgctcagggatcactcctggtgggcttgggggaacatatggggcactggggatggCATATGTAATTTACATGCACTACCCATTgtgctctctttctgacccacAGCTGACTCCAGATTGAAAGGGCCAAACCCTGTTGGCCTCTCTGGCCCGGACTGAGGATGTCCGAAAGTGGTCCCCCACTCCACAGTGGCCAGTCTCACCAATCATGGCAAAGAGGTCCGAGTGGTAGACAGAGCCCTGGCGATGCTTGCTCTTCTCTAGCTGTGGCCTGTAGAGGACCCGGGAGAGGACCAGGCCAAAGTAGGCACCAAAAGTGTGGATGGTCATGGAACCACCTGCATCCCtcacctggggagggacagccaaGGTGAGGCCATGAAACTCGCCCCACCACATCCCACGCTCTCTCTGCCTGTGCATACTCACCCCCAGGAGACTAAGAAGCACGAATTCGTTGACACCAAACAGCACCACCTCCAGCAGGGCCATGATCAGCAGCTGAGCTGGTCCAGTCTTGCCCAGCACTGCCCCGAAGGAGATCAGCACTGCCCCAGCACAGAAGTCAGCGTTGATCATGCTGGGGGTAAGGAGGTGAGAGGCTGAGAAGGACAGAAAGCAGGGCagcagcagggagagggcagggccaCGCCCACGTGTGAAGGGACCTTGCCTTTCCTAGAGAGGTGGTAACAGGAGGTGCTGTGACTTGGGGAACAAAACCCCATGAGGTAGAACAACCAGATCTCTCAACCAAGAGCTCCTCCAAAACTTGCCCTTTCCCATGAAACTAGCCTCCCCATAGCTCTTGGGTAATCAGGAGCttaaagaggcagagagacataGCTAAGAGTTTGGGtctggaaggagaaaagaaatgggCAGCTAAAAAGACTGTCACTGGGGTCGGTTCTGGTGCTTCTGGGCCTTCAGGGCAGGGAGTGGAGTGGACCGCCCCCCACCATGCCCACCTCTCCACGCTCACGTGGATGTGGCCTCCATGGAAGGAGTGGAGGAAGCCCTGCACCAGCGTGGCCCACTGCAGGGCAAAGGCGGCCAGGAGGAAGGTGAAGCCCACGCTGCTGAAGCCATAGCGTTGCAGGAAGACCATGAGGAAGCCGAAGCCCACGAAGACCATGGTGTGCACGTCCTGGAAGCCTGTGGGCAGGCCCTCACTGGTcagccacccacccccactctgtgCTTCCAGCGCCCTCACCAACCATCGCTGCAGGTGAGCCTATAAAACTCCCCAGGCATGGCCAATGCAAGAGCTGACCAGCCAGGAGCAGTAGGGCCCAGCTCACTGCCCAGCTGCTCCAACTAGCCTGGACTGGGAATTTAGGCAAAGGGCTGAGCGGGTGCTCATGGCGCCCCATGCAGCTCCAGGGTCAGTCCCATttaaaaggaaagggggaaaaaaagcacaaaaacccAGAATGACCAGTCTATCTGCCTTTCTGCCCCCGCCTCTGCCCTTGGAGCCCCAAGTCCCCTGGCCCTTAGTTTGGTTGTTTCCCCATCTGCTGGGAAGGCCTTCTGGATGGTTAACCTCTATCCCTCTGACTTCAGGCCCTGAATCTTCCAATTTGAagattaaaatatagaaagaaccagagagatggctcaaaagactACAGTTCTAGCTTTTCATATAAGagctctgagttcaattcccagcacttcatatggtcccttgagtaccaccaggtgtggtccaaaccccacCAACCCAGAAAAGAAAGTGGGGCAGGGCTGTGCTGTGACTAGGGGTGATGCCACTCTGGGAAACGGGGCCCCACTTTTCAGCTTGCTACTTTCTTAAGTTTGGAgatctttttttatttggaggccacacgtAGTGGGGCTAGCACAgaactgactcctagctctgttcagcagccactctggcagtgcttgggggaccatatgtggaggcctgggtcagcctcatgtaggCCGGCACCTtaactctgtactctctctggcacTAGCTTGAAGATTTTAAGTTCATATGTAAAGTACTTGAATTTTATAAATGTCAGTTAATGTCTGGCTGCTGAACAGGGAGATTTGAGGCTTCCCCCCCCTTTTGTTTTCTACTTTATACCACTGTACATAAAAATATgagttaataaaataatacacatgGATACTTTGCAAATTGGGTAAGTGCTGGCAGCTTGCTTTGGTACTCATTTGCCCTGCCTCACAGCTCCAGCATCAACTTGCAAAAAGGATTTAAAACAACTTAGTGTTAGGCTTAGCCAGTGTATCTGTCTTGGCTTGGGTCTGTGAGTGCTGAATCTTTGGTTTTGGTGGAGAACTAATATGAAGAAGAGCAGTAGAAGCATATTATTGCAGTCTTTGTACATGTGAGTGAAAAATCGGCTCACCCATGACCTTAATctcccccttttattttattattattattgctattattttggttttggggactggagcgatagcacagcgggtagggtgtttgccttgcatgtggtcggcccaggtttgattcctccatccctctccaagagcctggcaagctaccaagagtatctcgcccgcatggcagagcctggcaagctacccatggcatattcgatatgccaaaaacagtaacaacaagtctcacaatggagatgttactggtgcccccttgagcaaattgatgagcaatgggatgacaatgatacagtgattttggtttgggagccacatccagcattgTTTAGGGTTTACCTTGCCCAGGGTTACCTTGCCCAGGGGTCAGTACTGGTGGGGCTCtgagtgctgggattgaatttagggcagcgtgcaaggtaagcatctacTCACAATACCATCTTTTCAGCCCTAACCTCCCTTTTTacgatttttaaatttttctttggtttttgagtcacacctttgctcaagggctactcctggctccgcattcaaaaatccctcctggcactgctcaggggatcaaatgcattgctgggaattgaacccggggtggctgtgtgcaaggcaagtgctcttcctgctgtactatttctctgcccccctaAAGTTCCCTTTAAATACCTATTTTTGAGGCCacacagtgccaagagtaagccctgaacaccacagggtgtggccctccccaaaAAAGTAGCCTGAAGAACTAAGCgggtgctttgcatgtggaatgCCTGGGCCAGCCCCCAGCATCAATTGGTCTCCttgcaccctgagcactgtcagaaactTCTCTGGAATTTAGTACTAGGAAACTCGAGTCCCTGGAGGAACTGCTTCCCCAAGTTCATTGTGCACACACAGGCCAGGCCCCTCCACATCTCTGTGGAGAGGAACAGGCAGCAGCTGCCGGTGGCAGGCTGCCGCCCCAGGAGTGGAAGTCAGGCAGACATCAAGATGGCAGAGGCCAAGTTTCCTTAGTTCTGATAATAATCCAGAAAGATTAATAACAAATtggatttttggggggctggagcaatagcacagcgggtagggcgtttgccttgcatgcagccaacccgggttcgattcccagcatcccatatggtcccctgagcaccgccaggagtgattcctgagtgcagagccaggagtaacccctgtgcatcgccaggtgtgacccaaaaagcaaaaaaataattaaataaataaataaataattgtttttttctgaCTTCCTGGAAGCTCAGAGCTGCACAAGAATCTTGTTCTTACAGTGTTAGTGTTTTGCATCTCCttgttcttagatttttttccccgtggggggcgggggtggggaggttggtcatacctggaagtgctcagggcttactcttggctctgagctcagggatcactcaggagaccatacgggatgttgagtatccaacccagatcagctgtgtgtcctccccactatactatctctctagcccctatgtTCTAGAACTTGTGCCCTTGTTTTCAATTACCTTGCATCTTGTAGAAGgaagatataattaaaaatatcatgagcggggctgaagcaatagcacagtgggcagggcatttgctttgcacgcggccgacccgagttcgattcccagcatcccatatggtcccctgaacaccgccaggagtaattcctgagagtagagccaggagtaacccctgtgcatagccaggtgtgacccaaaaagaaaaaaaaaatatcatgagcatttttttcttaattcaaatAAGCATCAACTAGTTAAAATTTTCTGattgaactttctttctttctttctttctttctttctttctttctttctttctttcttttctttctttctttctttctttctttctttctttctttctttctttctttcttttctctcctttctctctttctttctctccttctttctctctctctttctctctttctttctctctttctttctttctttctttctttctttctttctttctttctttctttctttctttctttctttctttctttctttctttctttccctccctccctccctccctccctccctttttctttctttctttctttctttctttctttctttctttctttctttctttctttctttctttctttctttctttctttctttctttctttctttctttctttctttctttctttctttccctccctccctccctccctccctccctccctccctccctccctccctccctccctcccttcctccctccctccctccctttttctttctttctttctttctttctttctttctttctttctttctttctttctttctttctttctttctttctttctttctttctttctttctttctttctttctttctttctctctctctctctctctctctcttctttctttctttctttctttctttctttctttctttctttctttctttctttctttctttcttccttccttccttcctttctttcttcctttatctctttctttgggtttggagtcatacctggcagtgctcagggcttacccctggcactctgctcagggttcactcttggcggGGAACAGGGGAACTATTGTGgcactgggaatggaacccagtcaTTGCATGCAAGAGCTCTATACtattgctgtattatcactctggtccctctggTTGAGAATGCAATCAATACCAGAAAAGCAAGcttttatgttttgtgtttttttttttttttttgaggtggggagtTTTTGGAAATCCCAGGCAGAGAGTCACCATGTCTGGGTGCAGAGAACAGAGATCAGCGGCCCATCATATTGGTAATTATGCCCCCAAATCTCATACTATATCTGTTCTGCTCATGCCCCAAATCCTCCAACAGGCAAGGCAGCACTTAGAATTCCATTCACAGCCTAAGTTCTCTCTAGCTTGCCACCTGATTTTTTCCTCCTAGGGAAAGCAGTAAGAAGGCATGCCCATTCTTTGGCTAAGGACAGCACATTAACCATGGGGGTTGGGTGTCCAGTGCAGGCCAGAACCATTCCAGAACTTGTTTTGTATggtaataatatttacttcttctACCCTGGGTTTGTTTGCAATAAAAACTCAGTGCCTTGGACTTTCCACTGTAAGAACCTCCTTCCCTGGAGGCTGTTCCAGTGACTTGTTCAGGGACTGTGGCAGAGAAGGAACTTTCCTAGCTGAATGTGGGGGAGTGAGAACATTCTCTTTTGGGAGCCTCCACCAAATGCATGCACTGGGGAGAATACGAATGCTTCCAGAGTCACTGACTATGCCTCCTCACCCCCTTCCCAGAGCTGCCAGATGATGTTGCAACAAAGCAATGAAGGCcaggacttgtgtgtgtgtgtgtgtgtgtgtgtgtgtgtgtgccacacccagaagtgctcagggtttactcctgcctctgcactcagtgatcactcctggaagcctcGGGAAtgatatgaggtgccagggattgaacccaggtcagccatgtgcaaagcaagtgccttacctactgtcctATTGTTTGGTCTGAAAGTGAAGACTTTTCATATCCTATGGAGCTGCATAACAAAAAAACaggtggttttgtttggtttgggttttgttgggggccaGCACCCAGCTATTGTCagtgtttgctcctggctctgtgctcacagataacttccagtggtgctcaggagaccctatacCGAGCTGGTGATTGATCTCTGGTCACAGCATGGTCTtctctgctgtcctatctctccagccccctgataatGTGGAGTTAAACAGCCACTTAATAACTCTTTtagtttatgggtcacacccagtagtgcttggggctcTGATCTCAGCATTCACTCATGGCAGAGAGATCATGCCTgagagaacatatggggtgctaggaactgaacttGTATCagctgtatggaaggcaagtgccctacctgctgtactatcttgtcAGCCCCACCAGTCCTACAATTAACCTTTTGAGTCTCAGTTTCCTGATTTGAAAAGGCAGGACATAAATGATAAGGAGCAGGAAGAAGGGATGGAGTATTTGCCACAccttcccccacctgcctctaagATGCCAGATGGGTCACAAAATCCTTTGGTGCCCTACCCCACCTTTTCACAGAGATCCTGCTTCCATCTGTGCTGTAAGCAAGGACTAGGAAAGACATGTACAGGGAAagctgggaccaaagagataggatggtgggtagtgcacttgccttatatgcagctgttCAATCCAGGCACACATAGGGGTTCTCCAGCCctgtgccaggagtaagaccctggagtaaggcctgagcacctgtgggtatGCCCCCTTCACCCAAAAAAGGAGGAGGCCAATCCAGATTCCTTTTTGGAACCCTTTCTTACATTTGCCCCTCTGACCCCAATAATCAtagcattttctctctttccactCCTTGTCTCTAGGGACAGAGACTGAAATGTTGGGGAAAGGCTGCAGGTGGGGAGCCAGAAAAACAGGTTCTAGCCTGGCTGGCTGTGGGGTCTTGGCAGATCACGTGGTAATCCAGCCTCTTCCCAGTGAGAGGAATGGACAAGAAGGGCACCGGGGGACTTTCCTGTGGTGACAGAAGCTGCCCCCACGGCAGCCATGGCCTTGTACTGGCCAGGCCTGCAGCCCAGTGCAGCTGCAGGATTTCCTTTCATCTCCCAAATCAAAGGGCAGTGCCATGCCCCTTTGACCCTGACCCCTTCATGGACACAAGGACAGGTGAAGACCCGGCTCATCAAAGCCCCAAGTTTCAGGTATCTCATGTGTCCCTCAGCCCCCCCTCCGCAGACACCCCCCTGCCCAAAGTCCCAAGTCCACTTAGGACAAAAAAGATGGGATCCCTGCCCCACTCCCCTCACCACAGTGCAGGCTGTGAAGCTGGGAGGGGAGTGATAGAGAGGGGGCTCAGGGAGTACCTGGAAACACACGGGGCTGGAGACTTGAGGAGGCATCCTGGAGTAGTGAGTGGGAGTTCAGGCAGGCACCCAGGTCAGACCTTTATTTGCATCAAGATAGACAATCACCTAGAGATGAATTAAAACTGagcccatgggggctggagcgatagcacagcgggtaggatgtttgccttgcacacggctgacccaggtttgattcccagtatcccatatggtcccccaagcactgtcaggagtaattcctgagtgcagagtcaggagtaacccctgtgcattgctgggtgtgacccaaaaagcacacacacacacacaccaaaaaaaaaaaaaaagcccatgctttgcacatgggaggcATGGCTTCTGTCCTGCCACTGCACAGACccccgggagtgactcctgagcagagtcaggtagCTTACCCCCTCAAGCAGTAGAAGCACTAGCAGGGTAGCCCAAAACTGagagtggggggaaaaaaggaaaggagagagttCAGCAGGGAAGTCATATGTGCCTTGCAGGTGGtagaccaggtttgatctctggcaccacgtagTGTCCTCCAAGATAAGCCAGGagtgtgatcccagagtgcaaggccaggaattAGCCttaccaagtgtggtccaaaaaacaaaaacaaaaccaaagcattAAAGTGCTTGCTTCTCTCAGCTCAGACCCTTCCTCCTAATGCCCTGGATTTGCACAACTCTGCTGAGGCTCTGACTTAACCTCAGCTTTTGGGGATCACCTTTCAAGAAGGGCTGAGGGTGCAACCTGGGGAAGGAGGTGCTGAAGGTCTGGCACTTTGAGCTCTGGCTCTTTTCTATCTGCAGCACAGTGAACTTCATTTTGTTGGGGTTGGGGTCTGGGCCAAGACAGGGTCAGGTGGAAAGAGAGGCTGCCTCCAGCTCAGCCAAGCAAGGTAATAACAGCCCTAGATTTTTGTCAGAGACTCCTACAAACTGGACTTCTGTGAATCCTTCAGAGGCATCCTTCTCCCCATTGACGAGATGGGGAAAACTGAGGCTGGAAAAAGACT
Coding sequences within:
- the RHBG gene encoding ammonium transporter Rh type B, encoding MAGNPRRAASRRLQLSLLCLLFQGATAILFAFFVRYDHETDAALWHWSNHSDADNTFYFRYPSFQDVHTMVFVGFGFLMVFLQRYGFSSVGFTFLLAAFALQWATLVQGFLHSFHGGHIHVSVESMINADFCAGAVLISFGAVLGKTGPAQLLIMALLEVVLFGVNEFVLLSLLGVRDAGGSMTIHTFGAYFGLVLSRVLYRPQLEKSKHRQGSVYHSDLFAMIGTIFLWIFWPSFNSAPTALGDGQHRTALNTYYSLTASTLSTFALSALVGGDGRLDMVHVQNAVLAGGVIVGTSSEMMLTPFGALAAGFLAGAVSTLGYKFLTPILESKFKVQDTCGVHNLHGMPGVLGALLGVLVTWLATHETYGDGLETVFPLIAEGQRSATSQAVYQLFGLFVTLMFASVGAVFAGLLLRLPFLGSPPDSRCYDDQVYWEVPGEHEDEAQGPLRTEEPDTRA